The Quercus lobata isolate SW786 chromosome 9, ValleyOak3.0 Primary Assembly, whole genome shotgun sequence region ctaggatccATGCACATTgcttagtcacgtactgggatttgtgcatcaagggaaagattgccactacaatacaagtccaattgggtattggcgtaagggttcaactgtaggttggtattttgggatagaccaaagggtttggtaagattccttatacatGTAACTTCATGCGATTGATAacagtggattcttgggagtgataaccttaaaatcacccagtggggttttgcctgggtggttttccccattcgtaaacaaatcacatatgtcaaatttattttccactacatttagataatttggtgatttgtttggaCTACCATgctattgcatgaaatttgatctaattaattaaccagggcaattaattaattaattgaaaggggtcaattcattttaacccaacactAATATTGTGGGTGTCAATTAGCTCAACAACAACAGTTGGTAAATCTATAGTCATCTCATAAGAGACCTAAGTTTGAATCTTGCTTGCACAAAaatatcaattggtttttgaGCCTAATGTATATATCAATAGTCATAAAATAGGCATAGAATAGATTTCATAGCTTCATATCTTAttgtatcttaaaaaaaaaaaaataataaaaaaaaagggtcctATCGTCTCTATTGGAAACTTAATAtgaaatgaattaattaaattatgaaaaataaattacattctattcaatataaagaaaataaaaacaaaaacaaaaaaaaattagttattatacatttcaaatcaattcatttataaaatgtaacaatttattctttaaaatccCACAAATGacctatttttgattttgtactaaagttttgtagtatttatttttcattgtaaaaataaaataaaataaatcattttaaagatcatcttcctttttattgtgaaaaatagtgTTGGTATTATTCATTACTAAAAGTACTTACTTCGTTctgtcaaaaacaaaaacaaaaatactcaCCGCATATGTAAGCGCAAGCGCACGCAGCGAGCACCCAGAATgctgcattggtcatgcattgccaCTTATGTTTGGGAGTAATCCTCAGCTGAGTCGACTGGGTGAAGGATGAAAATGGATttgccacctagattaggtctaggaactaTATGTATACCGCCCTTATGTGAAGGACTACTCTTACCAAAGCACACGTCCTGAGTTTAGATAcggggatgggaaggtgttaggcacccaacctCACCCAATCTATGGGTCAGCCTCTAGTCATTGTGTTTCACATCCTAATTCCATCAAAGGGTCCTCTAATTTTCATCTACCAACCAACCTAGCATTCACCTATATGATAGCATCTTTAAGAATCAATCATTAACATGTACCCCTTCAAACTTATACATACATCTAAACATGACATCCACACATGTGCTAATATACATCTAGGCATTGCATACCCTACCATTCATCTAGCATCTCATGCTTCATATAACCAAGGGCAATAAACACATCACATGATAGTTGAAAGCTTTTGCGGaagcaatataaaacaaaaatcatattttcatttaaagatcgttgtaccacacaaccatggattctaaatagaacaaaattgcgtacctctcttagcaacccaagcgtgttgcctcccaaggtattcacgtctctctcactatttcttttgagttttaaGAAGACTGCAGTATCACACAGTAGTTCTTATGGCCAACTACTgaatatgatattataaaatcttattttatagtagacttctaaaaccctagagagagattggacgtgggatccttagggatcctaatcttcagccataggattttatcaataactttttgaacgttattgacttatcttgaaactctttccaaaattatttcttaattttctcaatcatatcaagaaaatatctgaacttctacatattgcaataatgtccatcaacacattgcaattgacccctgaagattagagaattacaaatgaggtcccatttcatacaattttatatctatgtccttccaccatactatattcccacaagccactaggactggataaatatcattgtcatgtccctagcttatgtgacccttaatttcttgatttcataatttctattggactccaaaatatctttaaaaaactcattaaatatatatatatatatatatatacaatattatatatatgaaaaacatttttgaaaaatgtcaccggccagttttgttttgagtccaacttcaatatgaaaatcaactgaatatactatcttctttagagactggtggattcattgttgagcatttatatattttactcattacatACATAACCCAACGTGTCTgtatatagcctttaaaattggcattaccagttgacattgtcaaagttatgtgcataataaataaatatacacaaacccctcatgtttgaggacaatagaaaaattgcgatagaacaaccttttaaataacaatgatCACTTCATAAGGTGTCCTTGATCGGATCCAATTCAGTGtatgtacttgttacattacaccCACTTGTTTGCTTAAAGTCACTACTTCAATGATGGAGTAAATCATCCTATCATTTAGCAACACAACAAGTGTAGGCTTCAAtggtaatattcaattaatatccacagcctagaacaatttaataatatatgaaaaatcattactccctgtctttggttccttaaccattaatatgatttttcctacagaggtgacatcacatgtcacatttaaacaatgaaatatacctataaaagttatgaatgtgaaaatagaattttatcatcaaataaaaatgcatagtattgtttttgagggcacataattctaacaatagTAACATCAACAAGGTAGTAAGCATAACCACATGCACAAAacatttaatctaacaaataaGTCATGCATATGAGATCCATGTTCTTACTCATATGCATGACTTACCCTCACTTACCTCTTTGTGTCGTATCACCTCACCTAtacatcaatgcatgttcatatgatCTATGCATGTTCATATTGTTCATCAAAGCATATAAACCCTAATTatcaatctaaaaaataaatcatgtaAAACATATTATTCTATTAACTCTAAACTTAAACACATGAAATCTAAAATAAGTAGACTCCAAATACGTAtttaaaacaaagcaaagcaacAAGAacatcaaaaccctaaaatttggATTTCTAGGCATGACATGCATAGGAATACATGAAGTATGTGTACGCATGCATAAAGCATACATGCGCATCCCCgcccaaaaacaaaatctcaAAAGAGTAGATAAAATGAAACAGAGATTAACATAGCATGCTCCTAACCATGGAAGCAATAAAACCTAACTACAAAACATAGATATTAAAGcagtaaacaaaaaataaacaaaccaaatgaaagagataaggttAGACCCTTACCTCAAATGCAAGAACTCTTGAAGTCTTAATTTGACTATTCCCTTCAGTCAATTTATCAAGACAAAAACCAGAAGGTTAATAAGCATAAAACTTGAATGTCAAGACTAGACTAGGTCCCAACCAAGTAAAGTTTAACTTaatcatattttaaaagaaaaactccctctttgattcactatatTATAGTGAATTCAGCGTGTTTTGGAAAATGAGCCTTTTGGGCCTTTTGTAGTGATCAGAGAGGGGTTTAGGGCTCTTTTCCAGCCGATGTGGAATTAGCTTTGCGtgatttttgtattaaaaactTTCTATACAAGTCATCTGAAACCCTACAAGTGCGTGCATACACAAAAATGTGTGCGCATGCCTTAAGTATGTGTACACATACTTACTAACATGAATGCGCCAACTAAAGGTTCccataggatttttttttgccaaaacatcctccaagctaaaaaaattatatgattgGGCCCTAGACCACACTAGAACTTTTAGTGATATcatcattggggaatgggggCTTGAGTCATAAGGAGTACAAAATAAGGTATGTACAATGTAGTTGCAGTAAAAAGTAAATAAGTAAGCACAAATACAACCATTCTATAGATAAGTTAGTATGTTGTTGATATTCTAATTCTTATAAACCATTTTGGTCAAAAAATGAGCTGGCTGAAGGTAAGAATAAGAATTGGAATTCCACCATCAAGTGAGTTATGACCTAGGCGTGAGTAGGCCACAACATACATAAAAAAGATGCCTTCTTTTTTATCAAAATGCGTAACCTATAGGCTATACAAGTCATGGACTGGTTGCATGCAGGTTGTAAGTTCCATACTTAACAACTTTGGCCAACTTTAACCAAGACTCAAGTAAGTACCCAAAATACATGCAATCCCCTAGAAATGCATCCAAATATAAGTagaattacaagtaaatttgccacagaataaagctaacaaaacTTGgactttacaaaatatatccaatttattttgattatctCCTTGTTAGAATGAAAAAGGGGTCATTTTCGAATTATGTTTTGAATCTTGATCTTTGTTCTTGTGTTCTATTATATGTATGAATCTTGGTTGTCATCTCAGTAATTAAATAAGGTGGGTTTTGTCAATGGTTATTTtgtggttctctctctctctctctctctctctctctctctctctctcttagtgtGTTGTGTGTCTGGTGCCAAGAAAGTGGTAGAAAATTGGTGCATGGTTGGAGATTTTCAATGTATTGATATTTTCTCCCTCCTTCTCAGTTTGTTCCTTTTAATTAGGCATTGTTtggttcccaaaaaaatagagaaaaatcaaattaatactATAAACAATGGAGGAGTTAGGATTTCAATTTTGGGACAagcttaaaaggaaaattaatttagaaaatattaattgatagTAACAACAagataaataaacaattgtaaaCTAATGTAATTgtcaaacaaaatataatataaatgtaaaatataGTTCATTATGTTTTTTTCATACCTAGTTTAAGTTACTCATGTGGCATTTGGTACGAGGGAATCCACATTACTCCTGGCATCTAGATTCCTAGGAATGTGATTCCTTGCAATCTAGATGCCTAGGAATGTAGCTATTCCTATGTTTGGTTTCATTGGGATTCTCTTAAGATTCCTAGGAATGTGAGataataatatttgatttattCCTAGGaatcttaaatgaattatttacttttcccattatatccttagatttgaatgtgaactaccaagttctttaaaaaaaaatcatcttcaaaataaataatgaaaaacaaaatataaattattaattatgacaaattcattaaaactgtagtctaacattttaaaatgaaaagtaCAATACACaaataactatttaaattctcaaatgctttgttcttaataataatttttaaaagagcTTAATCCATAACAAAACAACTTGACAACGTTTAGGTCTATAAGACGAGaaaagatattgatgatttttttttttatcttaattgcttaaatgataaggaaaaatggttaaaattggcaatttataaaaaataaaatttcctttaagCTTGAGAATCTGGATACCCACCTATTTCAAAAGGAATCCACATTCCTACTGAGAAGGGTTTAAAGGGGGAATCTAGATTCTCCTAGCATCTGATTCCCTAGCATGATTTGCAACCAAACATGGGAATCGTTAAACATTCTTGGAAATTGTAAAACATTACCCCATACCAAATGCCACATCAatgttttttccccctcttcTCATTTTGAAACTGCTGCATGCTTTCATTCCTAATAGTCTTGAATTCAATCCGTACGAAGATTTAAAAAATCTACCTCGGTATGAGTTTGTTTAGAATTCACTTTGAACTTAATACTATGCTTATGTTTTTCCATAATCTCATGTAACTatgtataagtttatatttcatatgattaaatatataaaataacaatCAAAGTTAGAAATtaatctaaatacataaagtttatatatctaatttaattcttcaaaataagttgagaaaataaatcaatctaaaaatgttaagaatataaCAGTATACCTGCAAAATTGTTTACGTGTCTCACATCTCAACCTAATAGCCTtgattacttttaaaaatatatatagaattcaacttttctttccttctaagtatttaattttaatttatagcaATAATCTAGAGTTTGAAACCTAAatagaatttattattattattttaggtaAAATATTGACTCACTAATGTGCAGTGAAAAGGGGgtaaaaggataaaaaatgtataaccaAGAAAAGATGTGAAAACATGTGGGAGTGGAACTATATAAAATACGGGtgtcaaggttttttttttttttttttttttttgaaactggaACATTCATCTATTTATAGCAAAAGAGAATCATGGCACAAGGCATTCAAAGTTGGTAGGGGTGAATCCTCCATCCAAAACACATCCTCATAAATATTCCTAGCATACTGCGCAAGAGCATGAGCTACCCAGTTACCCCCTCTCCTAATACAACTGAAATTTACCCAATGCATCCTAAAAACCAAGTGGCGCACATCATCCACCACATTGCCTAACAGAGACCAATCAgccaaagaagaagataaagctTTCATGACATTACTATTATCTCCTTTGATCACAAGCTCTGAAAAGCTAGCATCAATGGCGAACTCCACTGCCTTTTTGCATGCTAACAGCTTTGCTTCTTCGTTGCTACTCACTGGTGGTCCACCTGTTGGCATCGTTGCCATAACCTCGCCCTTATTATTCCGTATAATAGCACCAAACCCAGCCCTTTTAGCTTCCACAAACACCGCTACATCAAAGTTTAATTTGAAGACCAAATTTGGAGGTGGTTTCCACACATCACCAACTAAATGCCCCATACTAGCAACACGCAAATTTCCTTGAGAGTTCCAATATTCCTCCAAGTACTCCACAGCTCTTCTGCATAACGTGCTTGGgtcttgaaagttcaaatagtgtataaaacacccttgaacgtttagacccccaattacaaaataaccaattcaagctttatgacaaacaactagtgtgcggaaaatgaacataagctatacatagaattggtaaacaatctaagccaattaaaatcacatccacaacagaaaataaaaggcaaagattaagggaagagagatgcaaacacaaggacaacacaacgatgtgttatcgaagaggaaaccgaagccctcggcttgaaacctctccgccaccctctaagcggtaagtaatccactagaaaatgtagttggcaTACAtaaacagcaatagaccctccaagcctaatctacctagtgtacctaagccctccaagcttcttgctccaacgaggttgcgccgaacctatttcttttctagcttcccagattccgctacttaaccatagcatcaaccaatgtaaattggttcattcctaactacttcctagaacaccaaatagccctctcatagtaatggatatggtgagaaaaaggttttggtaaaaggcctatcaaggatttaacaatagagaggaagagagtagaggaatttgaagagtctcttatgtgaagattatggatgaatcaatcttgtttttctctagggtttctctctcaaaattcgctctggaagctctctttctttcatgggtataaggggtatttatactagggtgagaatggaatgtgaagagtcaggtttttcaaaacaaggctggctcgcggcttggcctcgcagcttgactgagtcgcgagatccagccacgagataacagaacggccagttgtcctattttgtcctgtagtgctccagctagcatgatgcttcaacttctggcatgcctagCATATGTGCATCTTCTAGcagcttgaagccgcgagtcacccgcgagatccaatcgcaaatctcactcactacccttacaaaaatcccacctaaatatagggttactaattgctgaaatacaagcaaatttggcacgtaataaagccaataagatagttgattaaattcaaccttacaatctcctcctttggctattccgtgacaaaacccta contains the following coding sequences:
- the LOC115961400 gene encoding uncharacterized protein LOC115961400, which translates into the protein MGHLVGDVWKPPPNLVFKLNFDVAVFVEAKRAGFGAIIRNNKGEVMATMPTGGPPVSSNEEAKLLACKKAVEFAIDASFSELVIKGDNSNVMKALSSSLADWSLLGNVVDDVRHLVFRMHWVNFSCIRRGGNWVAHALAQYARNIYEDVFWMEDSPLPTLNALCHDSLLL